The genomic DNA CGTCCGCCACGCTGACCGCCCTGGGCACGTTCGACCGCTTCCGCATGCGCGCCGGCCTTCCGAAGAAAGCCGTGACTGCAGTGGTCCCGAGCCCTTTCCATCACGCTGACGCCGGTGTGCTGCGGGTGCCCGACCTCAAGGCCGACCCACGGGATGCCCCTGCCCACACCGCGGCGATCATCCGCGACCTGCCGGAACTGGTGGAAGGCTCCCGGGGTACCCTGGTGCTGTTTTCCTCGCGCAAGCAGATGCAGGACGTGTTCGATGGCCTCGATCGTGACTGGCGCAAGCAGGTGTTCATCCAGGGCAACCTGTCGAAGCAGGAAACCCTGAACAAGCACAAGGCCCGGGTCGATGGTGGGGATTCCAGCGTGCTGTTCGGCCTGGCGAGCTTCGCCGAAGGTGTGGACTTGCCCGGCGCCTATTGCGAGCACGTGGTAATCGCCAAGATCCCCTTCTCGGTCCCCGACGACCCGGTGGAGGCGGCGCTGGCCGAGTGGATCGAAGCCCGCGGTGGCAACCCGTTCATGGAAATCTCCGTGCCGGACGCTTCGCTGAAGCTGGTCCAGGCGTGTGGCCGCTTGCTGCGTACCGAAGAGGACCGCGGCACCATCACCTTGCTCGACCGTAGGTTGGTGACCCAGCGCTACGGCAAGGCGATCCTCAATGCATTGCCGCCGTTTCGGCGGGAGATTTCCTGAGGCTGCTGCGATTTTGTAGCGAAGAAATGTAATTGTGGGAGCAAGGCTTGCCCGCGATGAAGGTACCTTGGTTTCAGAGAGACCACACAGGCCTCCTCGCGGGCAAGCCTTGCTCCCACAGTTTCTCTTGCACAGGGACATGCTTAGCCAGCCGTCTTGCGGCGGTTCCCAAAACCCTGAATGGCTGAAACAATGCCAGTCACCTTAAAAGTGTTTGTTTCAAGGGAGTTACGGGTGCAAATTCAAGGCCATTACGAACTTCAGTTCGAGGCGGTGCGTGAAGCGTTCGCGGCGCTGTTCGATGATCCCCAGGAGCGCGGCGCGGCGTTGTGCATCCAGGTGGGCGGCCGCACGGTGATCGACCTGTGGGCCGGTACCGCCGACAAGGATGGCCATGAAGCCTGGCACAGCGACACCATCGCCAATCTGTTTTCCTGCACCAAAACGTTCACCGCGGTCACGGCCCTGCAACTGGTGGCCGAAGGCAAGTTGCAGCTGGACGCTCCGGTAGCCCGCTATTGGCCAGAGTTTGCCGCGGCCGGCAAGCAATCCATCACCCTGCGCGAACTGCTCTGCCACCAGGCTGGGTTGCCAGCGCTACATGAATTGCTGCCGCCCGAAGCGCTTTATGACTGGCAAGCCATGGTCGATGCCCTGGCTGCCGAAACACCTTGGTGGACACCGGGCGAGGGCCACGGTTATGCCGCGATCACTTACGGCTGGCTGGTGGGTGAGTTATTGCGCCGGGCCGATGGGCGTGGCCCGGGGGAGTCCATCGTGGCTCGCATCGCCAAGCCGTTGGGCTTGGATTTCCACGTCGGTCTGGCCGACGAGGAGTTTCATCGCGTGGCCCATATCGCCCGCGGCAAAGGCAACGCCGGCGATGCGGCGGCCCAGCGCCTGCTGCAGGTGACGATGCGCGAGCCCACGGCCATGACCACCCGGGCCTTTACCAATCCACCGTCGATCATGACCAGCACCAACAAACCGGAATGGCGACGCATGCAGCAACCGGCGGCCAATGGCCACGGCAATGCCCGTAGCCTGGCCGGGTTCTATGGGGGGCTGCTGGACGGCAGCCTGCTGGAAGGTGAAATGCTCGACGAACTGACTCGCCAGCACAGCTTTGGCGAGGATAAGACATTGCTGACCCAGACCCGTTTCGGCCTGGGTTGCATGCTCGACCAACCGGATGTAGCGAACGCGACCTACGGCCTTGGCCCGCGGGCGTTCGGTCATCCGGGGGCCGGGGGCTCCATCGGGTTTGCCGATCCCGAACATGATGTCGCGTTCGGCTTCGTGACCAACACGCTCGGGCCTTACGTCTTGATGGACCCGCGCGCGCAGAATCTTGCGCGGGTGCTTGCCACTTGTCTATAAAGCGCCATTGAAGGCCATGGACACAGGAACCTCGTGTCCTTTTCAGTTTCAAAGCGTCTGTTTATGCGGCCAAAACATGGCCTTGTTTTTTCATTTAGATCATTTTGTGGATATCCAATGTCATCGAATAAAACTCTCGCTCTGGCGCTGTGCTTCGCTATCACCGGTTGCGCACAAACCCCACAAAATGATGCCGAGGGCAGCAGCGGCTGGTGGCCGTTCGGTTCTTCCGACAAGGTCGCGGCCAAGGAAACGGCGCCAGCGGCGCCCCTGAAACCAGCTGCCGTCGCCCCGC from Pseudomonas beijingensis includes the following:
- a CDS encoding serine hydrolase domain-containing protein, which codes for MQIQGHYELQFEAVREAFAALFDDPQERGAALCIQVGGRTVIDLWAGTADKDGHEAWHSDTIANLFSCTKTFTAVTALQLVAEGKLQLDAPVARYWPEFAAAGKQSITLRELLCHQAGLPALHELLPPEALYDWQAMVDALAAETPWWTPGEGHGYAAITYGWLVGELLRRADGRGPGESIVARIAKPLGLDFHVGLADEEFHRVAHIARGKGNAGDAAAQRLLQVTMREPTAMTTRAFTNPPSIMTSTNKPEWRRMQQPAANGHGNARSLAGFYGGLLDGSLLEGEMLDELTRQHSFGEDKTLLTQTRFGLGCMLDQPDVANATYGLGPRAFGHPGAGGSIGFADPEHDVAFGFVTNTLGPYVLMDPRAQNLARVLATCL